In a genomic window of Dyadobacter fermentans DSM 18053:
- a CDS encoding IS481 family transposase, with amino-acid sequence MATDSLRAEARQKWVMLYRQIGNISVAARRCGIARSTLQRWIKREDENLFTDRSHRPHRLGRQKYRPEDEALVLKVRDEFKYGKLRICSHLFRLHDLKISTSTVARILEKHSVAPIRRFTKHSPPIRYAKLVPGERVQLDVCKIRAGLYQYTAIDDCTRLRVLKLYTRRSAANSIDFLDKLIDEFHYPIQRIQTDRGQEFFAVAFQQKLMDYCIKFRPIKPRSPHLNGKVERSQQTDLQEFYTTVDLRDPQLDDKLAQWQFHYNYFRPHSSLGGKTPIEFASEHSAKAPFWDEIEAIYDETKERIREQAYWRDLRMAKLTKKSKT; translated from the coding sequence ATGGCCACTGACAGCCTGAGAGCAGAAGCAAGGCAGAAATGGGTTATGCTCTATAGACAGATCGGAAACATATCGGTTGCTGCCAGGAGGTGCGGAATTGCTAGATCTACGTTACAACGTTGGATAAAACGTGAGGATGAAAATCTCTTTACAGATCGGTCTCACCGTCCGCATCGGCTGGGGCGACAAAAGTATCGTCCTGAAGACGAGGCCCTCGTACTTAAGGTACGCGATGAATTCAAGTATGGAAAACTCAGAATCTGCTCTCATCTGTTCAGGCTCCATGATTTGAAGATTTCAACTTCTACCGTAGCGAGAATACTCGAAAAGCATTCAGTTGCACCTATTCGTCGATTTACTAAACATTCCCCTCCAATTCGATATGCTAAGCTCGTTCCTGGCGAACGTGTACAGTTAGATGTCTGCAAGATCAGAGCTGGCCTGTATCAATACACGGCGATTGATGATTGTACCCGCCTAAGGGTGTTGAAACTTTACACGCGTCGGTCGGCCGCCAATTCAATCGATTTTCTGGACAAGCTTATTGATGAATTTCATTACCCCATTCAACGTATTCAAACGGACAGAGGACAGGAGTTTTTTGCGGTCGCATTTCAGCAGAAGTTGATGGATTACTGCATCAAGTTTCGTCCCATAAAACCCAGGTCACCACATTTAAACGGCAAAGTTGAACGAAGCCAGCAGACAGATCTCCAGGAATTTTACACAACAGTTGACTTACGAGACCCCCAATTGGACGACAAACTCGCTCAATGGCAATTTCACTACAATTACTTCCGCCCACACAGCTCGTTGGGCGGTAAGACTCCGATCGAATTTGCCTCCGAACACTCTGCTAAGGCACCTTTCTGGGACGAAATCGAGGCCATATACGACGAAACAAAGGAACGCATTAGAGAACAAGCCTACTGGCGAGACCTGCGGATGGCAAAGTTGACTAAGAAAAGCAAAACATAG
- a CDS encoding ISAon1 family transposase, whose translation MIAKRCFPRALRVTDRFHVQRLAIEALQEIRIKHRWEALDLENDAIERAKANQVEYQPEVLPNGDTLKQLLARGRYALYKKPNTWTDNQKERAQLLFELFPDLKKAYDLAQELSNIFTNTTEKIYGLTRLAKWHEKVRQSGFKSFNTVARSIENHYKTIVNYFDNPSTNASAESFNV comes from the coding sequence ATGATCGCTAAGCGATGTTTTCCGCGCGCATTACGGGTCACCGACCGTTTTCACGTGCAAAGGTTAGCTATTGAAGCCTTGCAAGAAATCCGCATCAAACATCGCTGGGAAGCATTAGATCTGGAAAACGATGCCATTGAGCGGGCAAAGGCTAATCAGGTCGAATATCAGCCAGAAGTATTACCTAATGGTGATACCTTGAAGCAATTATTGGCGCGTGGCAGATATGCGTTGTATAAAAAGCCTAATACGTGGACTGACAACCAAAAAGAGAGGGCTCAACTGCTTTTTGAACTCTTTCCAGACCTTAAAAAAGCATATGATCTGGCTCAGGAGCTAAGCAACATTTTCACCAACACAACCGAAAAGATTTACGGATTAACCAGACTAGCGAAGTGGCATGAAAAAGTCAGGCAGTCAGGCTTCAAATCCTTCAACACCGTCGCCAGATCTATAGAGAATCACTACAAGACCATTGTCAATTATTTTGATAACCCGAGCACCAACGCATCTGCTGAGTCTTTTAATGTGTAG
- a CDS encoding transposase → MLRHYRDFQSGFKDWNQRKHAKKWLLFPQNLRSRLSIDETSLSHGELYTILTNKAAKGGKGSIVAIVAGTKAETVIEIIRKIPESLRKKVSEITLDMAGSMTVRRRGNDR, encoded by the coding sequence TTGCTACGCCATTACCGTGATTTCCAGAGTGGATTTAAAGATTGGAACCAACGGAAGCATGCCAAGAAGTGGCTGCTATTTCCTCAAAATCTGAGATCTCGCCTATCAATCGACGAGACTAGTCTTTCGCATGGTGAATTGTACACAATCCTTACCAATAAAGCTGCAAAAGGCGGGAAAGGAAGTATAGTTGCCATTGTTGCTGGTACAAAGGCTGAAACGGTTATTGAGATTATCCGTAAAATCCCGGAATCTCTGCGGAAGAAAGTGTCTGAAATTACGCTTGACATGGCTGGCAGCATGACGGTCCGCCGCCGCGGCAATGATCGCTAA
- a CDS encoding ISAon1 family transposase N-terminal region protein, with the protein MESFLPIIPFLLPEFILENFELTSIDRQDGVFHVHIDEKNADENDPGRKNLLSKGFFPRITVQDFPIRGHKVFLHIKRRRWLNTKTGKVVYRDWTEVANGTRMTSEFANFLKDISRYQPE; encoded by the coding sequence TTGGAGAGTTTCCTGCCTATTATTCCGTTTCTACTACCAGAGTTCATCCTCGAAAATTTTGAATTAACCTCCATCGACCGGCAGGACGGTGTATTTCATGTGCATATCGACGAGAAGAATGCAGATGAGAATGACCCGGGAAGGAAGAACCTGCTCTCCAAGGGCTTTTTTCCGAGAATTACTGTTCAGGATTTCCCAATACGGGGCCATAAGGTCTTTCTTCACATCAAGCGTCGCAGGTGGCTCAATACCAAAACAGGAAAAGTAGTTTACAGAGACTGGACTGAGGTAGCTAATGGAACGCGAATGACGAGTGAATTCGCGAATTTTTTAAAAGATATCAGTCGATACCAGCCCGAATAG
- a CDS encoding NUDIX hydrolase, translated as MAENLTDSHKFNLWKNRLIANGLDVHRVDELYTRRNGHGEVLFSLLYTDATTPEGNKIPPICFLKGEVVSVLVCFIDIETREKYLLLVQQRRICDGSMTYEHPAGMLDSESDSASVAAREVFEETGIAVDKSQLISVNREPFYPSTGTSDEAMYMFYCELELSSEAIRSYHNTTQGLLSDHEYINTFVVPFAEGHKLITNVNGILLDYLYLKTVGDWDLLKLL; from the coding sequence ATGGCTGAGAATCTGACCGATTCGCACAAATTCAACCTCTGGAAAAACCGGCTGATCGCGAACGGGCTGGACGTTCACCGCGTAGACGAGCTGTACACCCGCCGGAACGGCCACGGCGAAGTGCTGTTTTCGCTGCTTTACACGGACGCCACGACTCCCGAGGGCAACAAAATCCCGCCGATATGCTTCCTGAAAGGCGAAGTAGTGAGCGTGCTGGTATGTTTCATTGACATTGAAACGCGTGAAAAATACCTGCTCCTGGTGCAGCAACGCCGCATTTGCGACGGTTCCATGACGTACGAGCACCCGGCCGGCATGCTCGACAGCGAAAGCGACTCGGCTTCGGTGGCGGCCCGGGAAGTCTTCGAAGAAACGGGCATTGCCGTCGACAAATCGCAGCTGATCAGCGTCAACCGCGAGCCATTCTACCCCTCCACCGGCACGAGCGACGAGGCGATGTACATGTTCTATTGCGAGCTGGAACTATCGTCCGAAGCCATCCGCTCCTACCACAACACCACGCAAGGCCTCCTTTCGGACCACGAATACATCAACACATTCGTCGTCCCATTCGCCGAGGGCCACAAACTGATCACGAACGTAAACGGCATCCTGCTCGACTACCTTTATTTAAAAACCGTGGGCGACTGGGACCTGCTGAAACTGCTGTAA
- the glgB gene encoding 1,4-alpha-glucan branching protein GlgB → MAKSIGKKKTNATIEPAEDAGTPVAAQSVNAVETISRFTDFDIHLFRQGKHFKLYEKLGSHVMEVNGVVGTYFAVWAPNATYLSVVGNFNGWNHGSHSLAPRWDSSGIWEGWIPNVGVGEVYKYYIISSNGQHLEKSDPFALWCEVAPRTASIVWDTWYEWEDSEWMKVRKEKNKLNAPISVYEVHLGSWQRDPSDPERHLTYKEIAASLVPYVKEMGFTHVELMPIMEHPYAPSWGYQITGYFSCSSRMGTPQELMYLIDQLHQAGIGVYMDWVPSHFPGDAHGLFRFDGTSLYEHEDPRKGYHPDWKSYIFNYGRNEVRSFLISNAIFWLDRYHSDGLRVDAVASMLYLDYSRKHGEWIPNEFGGRENLEAISLLREMNVAVYTEFPDIQTIAEESTAFPGVSRPVFVGGLGFGMKWMMGWMNDTLKYFEKDPSFRKWHQDQLTFSLVYAFSENFMLPFSHDEVVYGKKSLINKMPGDEWQRFANLRLMFTYMFTHPGTKLMFMGGEFGQTSEWNFQQSLDWHLLEHAPHKGIRECVIALNKLYREEPALFDYSFSHDGFEWIDTQDRENSVLVYARKSTDPARNVIVALNLTPVPRKNYRVGVISEGSWQEIFNSDAEAFGGSGIINYDPVTAESHQWHGKAHSLILDLPPLGAVVLKKVAPTRK, encoded by the coding sequence ATGGCTAAGTCAATCGGAAAGAAGAAAACAAACGCAACCATCGAACCTGCCGAAGATGCCGGCACGCCTGTCGCGGCCCAATCGGTGAATGCGGTGGAAACCATTAGCCGTTTTACAGACTTCGATATACACTTGTTCCGTCAGGGCAAGCATTTTAAGCTATACGAGAAGCTGGGGTCGCATGTGATGGAGGTGAATGGGGTAGTAGGGACTTACTTTGCCGTATGGGCTCCTAATGCTACGTATCTGTCGGTAGTCGGGAACTTCAACGGCTGGAACCACGGCAGCCATTCGCTGGCACCGCGGTGGGACAGTTCGGGTATCTGGGAAGGCTGGATTCCGAATGTGGGGGTAGGAGAGGTTTATAAATACTACATTATATCCAGCAACGGACAGCACCTCGAAAAGTCGGACCCGTTTGCGCTCTGGTGCGAAGTGGCGCCGCGCACGGCTTCCATCGTGTGGGATACGTGGTACGAATGGGAAGACTCGGAATGGATGAAAGTCCGCAAGGAAAAGAATAAGCTGAACGCGCCCATTTCGGTGTACGAAGTGCATTTGGGCTCCTGGCAGCGCGATCCGTCGGACCCCGAGCGGCATCTTACCTATAAAGAAATTGCCGCGAGCCTGGTGCCTTATGTGAAGGAAATGGGCTTTACGCACGTGGAGCTGATGCCGATCATGGAGCACCCTTACGCGCCGTCGTGGGGCTACCAGATCACCGGCTACTTCTCGTGCTCGTCGCGCATGGGTACGCCGCAGGAGCTGATGTACCTGATCGACCAGCTGCACCAGGCGGGCATTGGTGTGTATATGGACTGGGTCCCGTCGCACTTCCCGGGCGACGCGCATGGCCTTTTCCGCTTCGACGGCACATCGCTTTACGAGCACGAAGACCCGCGCAAAGGTTACCATCCCGACTGGAAAAGTTATATTTTCAACTACGGCAGAAACGAAGTACGCTCGTTTTTGATCAGTAATGCCATATTCTGGCTCGATCGCTACCATTCCGACGGCTTGCGCGTAGATGCGGTGGCCTCGATGCTTTACCTCGACTACTCGCGGAAGCACGGCGAATGGATTCCGAACGAATTCGGCGGTCGCGAAAATCTCGAAGCGATCTCGCTGCTGCGCGAAATGAATGTGGCTGTTTACACCGAATTCCCGGATATTCAGACGATTGCGGAAGAGTCAACTGCCTTCCCGGGCGTATCCCGACCGGTTTTTGTAGGCGGACTGGGCTTTGGCATGAAATGGATGATGGGCTGGATGAACGATACCTTGAAGTATTTCGAAAAAGACCCTTCGTTCCGCAAGTGGCATCAGGACCAGCTGACTTTCAGTTTGGTATATGCATTTTCGGAAAACTTCATGCTGCCGTTCTCGCATGATGAGGTGGTGTACGGCAAGAAATCGCTCATTAACAAAATGCCGGGCGACGAATGGCAGAGATTCGCGAACCTGCGGCTCATGTTTACCTACATGTTCACGCACCCGGGCACGAAGCTGATGTTCATGGGCGGGGAATTTGGACAAACTTCCGAATGGAACTTCCAGCAAAGTCTCGACTGGCATTTGCTGGAACACGCGCCGCACAAAGGCATTCGTGAATGTGTAATTGCCCTCAACAAGCTGTATCGCGAAGAGCCGGCCTTGTTCGATTACTCGTTCTCGCACGATGGTTTTGAATGGATCGACACGCAGGACCGGGAGAATTCGGTGCTCGTGTACGCCCGCAAATCTACCGACCCGGCGCGCAACGTGATCGTGGCGCTCAACCTGACTCCCGTGCCCAGGAAAAACTACCGCGTGGGTGTCATTTCCGAGGGAAGCTGGCAGGAAATATTCAATTCCGACGCCGAGGCATTCGGGGGCAGCGGCATCATTAACTACGACCCGGTGACGGCCGAAAGCCACCAATGGCACGGAAAAGCCCATTCGCTGATCCTCGATCTGCCTCCGCTGGGCGCGGTGGTGCTGAAAAAGGTAGCTCCAACACGAAAATAA
- the budA gene encoding acetolactate decarboxylase — protein MMFRHFLFAKSALTRLPIALFLACFTSGSFAQAPPQMPENDFMYQYSIIDALMAGVFDGDLTIGQLKKKGDFGVGTFNRVDGELLIDHGHVYKIAYDGSVSEVPDSDSTSAAFVKFFKADTVIQLSGKGLTYEKMQEHLTRVLNPNGIYALRISGSFPTMTTRAEKPATRPYLSLPEHLKHNQVVFELKNTKGICSGFLLPPYLARTNVPGFHLHYLADDRRSGGHVFNFTTDALTIEVDIAKGFTIENNTHPDFGKVNLQPDRGAELKKIE, from the coding sequence ATGATGTTTCGTCATTTTTTGTTTGCTAAAAGCGCATTGACACGCCTGCCGATCGCCCTATTCCTGGCCTGTTTTACCTCCGGCAGCTTTGCACAAGCGCCTCCGCAAATGCCCGAAAACGACTTTATGTACCAATATTCGATCATCGACGCATTGATGGCGGGCGTGTTTGACGGTGATCTCACGATCGGGCAATTGAAAAAGAAGGGCGATTTTGGCGTCGGAACTTTCAACAGGGTCGATGGCGAGCTGCTGATCGACCATGGGCATGTGTACAAAATCGCCTACGACGGGTCGGTGAGCGAAGTACCCGATTCGGACAGCACCTCCGCGGCATTTGTGAAGTTTTTCAAAGCCGATACCGTCATCCAGCTCAGCGGCAAGGGCCTTACCTACGAAAAAATGCAGGAGCACCTCACCCGCGTACTCAACCCGAACGGAATTTACGCATTAAGGATTTCGGGCAGCTTCCCCACCATGACCACGCGAGCGGAAAAACCGGCCACCCGGCCCTACCTCAGCCTGCCCGAGCATTTGAAGCACAATCAGGTGGTTTTTGAATTAAAAAATACCAAAGGCATTTGCAGCGGCTTCCTGCTGCCACCCTACCTGGCCCGTACCAATGTGCCAGGGTTTCATCTGCATTATCTGGCGGACGACCGCCGATCGGGCGGGCACGTTTTCAACTTCACTACCGACGCACTCACGATCGAGGTCGATATAGCCAAAGGCTTCACGATCGAGAACAATACCCACCCCGATTTCGGCAAAGTGAACCTCCAACCCGACCGCGGGGCCGAGCTGAAAAAGATCGAATAG